The Actinomycetota bacterium genome contains a region encoding:
- a CDS encoding crotonase/enoyl-CoA hydratase family protein, producing MSEVLLTEKRGAVFVMTMNRPEARNALSRELMYLMSEALHEFDVSNDLSVAVLTGAGGNFCSGMDLREFAAGSTFDKVSEHPSLNEQPPAKPIIAAVEGYALAGGCEQALCTDIIVASREAKFGIPEVKRGLVAAGGGLYRLPRVMSYPAASLLALTGDIIDAEQANAWGLVSVLAEPGKALDAAIEIADRIAQNGPLALKATKAILAKAASWTDPEFMKWQQTVTGPVFASNDAKEGATAFGEKRAPKWTST from the coding sequence ATGAGCGAGGTACTACTCACTGAGAAGCGTGGCGCAGTGTTCGTCATGACGATGAACCGCCCTGAGGCCCGCAATGCGCTCAGCCGCGAATTGATGTACTTGATGTCTGAGGCTCTGCATGAATTTGATGTCTCCAACGACCTGTCGGTCGCAGTGCTCACCGGCGCGGGCGGCAACTTCTGCTCTGGTATGGACCTGCGCGAGTTCGCCGCAGGCTCGACCTTCGACAAGGTCAGCGAGCATCCCAGTCTCAACGAGCAGCCACCAGCCAAGCCGATCATCGCGGCCGTCGAGGGTTACGCACTCGCGGGTGGATGTGAGCAGGCGCTCTGCACCGACATCATCGTCGCCTCACGAGAGGCGAAATTCGGCATCCCGGAGGTCAAGCGCGGACTGGTCGCCGCAGGTGGTGGGCTCTACCGCCTGCCTCGCGTGATGAGCTACCCCGCCGCCTCGCTGCTGGCGCTGACCGGCGACATCATCGACGCCGAGCAGGCCAATGCATGGGGTCTGGTCTCGGTGCTGGCCGAGCCGGGCAAGGCCTTGGACGCCGCGATCGAGATCGCTGATCGCATTGCCCAGAACGGCCCCTTGGCGCTGAAGGCCACCAAGGCCATTCTCGCCAAGGCCGCAAGCTGGACCGATCCGGAGTTCATGAAGTGGCAGCAGACGGTGACTGGTCCGGTCTTTGCATCCAATGACGCCAAAGAGGGGGCAACCGCATTCGGCGAGAAGCGCGCTCCCAAGTGGACTTCCACCTGA
- a CDS encoding glutamine synthetase III, with amino-acid sequence MSGNAVRLQAIKDVEAYVPPAVSYNELEAPGEIYGMNVFSKSVMQKRLPKSVFKSVTDTIENGATLDPTVADAVASAMKDWALEKGATHYAHVFYPLTGFTAEKHDSFFEPVGDGTALAEFAGKTLVQGEPDASSFPNGGLRNTFEARGYTGWDVTSPAYILENPNGNTLCIPTVFVSMTGEALDHKTPLLRAQQAMSEQAERVLKLFGHDPDRVVSYCGAEQEYFLVDRHFFLARPDLLNAGRTLFGSKPPKGQEFDDHYFGAIPERVLGFMMDTERELFKLGIPAKTRHNEVAPGQFEIAPMFERSNLAADHQQLLMTTFKSVAEKHGMACLFHEKPFAGVNGSGKHVNFSLGNGRQGNLLLPGDTPHDNAQFLVFCGAVIRAVHKFGGLLRASVASASNDHRLGANEAPPAIISIFLGDQLADVFAQIADGGATSSKSKGTIRIGVDTLPVLPTDPGDRNRTSPFAFTGNRFEFRAPGSLQSVAGPMTTINTILAEALDFIATDIDASLANGVEFNDAIQIVLQKIMNEHGSVVFNGNGYAEAWQIEAAERGLPNLRTTLDAVPELVTPAAIQLFEHYKVFNEREMHSRFEIALEQYILSISVEAKLTLEMGNTMVLPAAVRYQTELALNVGALLAAGVETDTSTLEPISGLITNLRTSLLELSDALKSAHSEEIVDEAKYAQEALLPALTAVRTAADALEGLVADDLWPLPTYQEMLHIL; translated from the coding sequence ATGAGTGGTAATGCCGTTCGTCTGCAAGCAATCAAGGACGTCGAGGCCTATGTGCCTCCAGCAGTCAGCTACAACGAACTTGAGGCTCCAGGCGAGATCTACGGGATGAACGTCTTCAGCAAGTCGGTGATGCAGAAGCGACTTCCGAAGTCTGTGTTCAAGTCGGTGACCGACACCATTGAAAACGGCGCAACACTTGATCCCACCGTTGCTGACGCTGTCGCCTCGGCTATGAAGGACTGGGCTCTGGAGAAGGGCGCTACCCACTACGCCCACGTGTTCTACCCGCTGACTGGTTTCACTGCCGAGAAGCACGACAGCTTCTTTGAGCCTGTTGGCGATGGCACGGCCCTGGCTGAGTTCGCCGGCAAGACCCTGGTTCAGGGCGAGCCTGATGCATCCAGCTTCCCCAACGGTGGCCTGCGCAACACCTTCGAGGCTCGCGGCTACACCGGTTGGGATGTCACCAGCCCGGCATACATCCTGGAGAATCCCAACGGCAACACTTTGTGCATCCCCACCGTCTTCGTCTCCATGACCGGTGAGGCCCTCGACCACAAGACCCCGCTGCTTCGCGCCCAGCAGGCGATGTCCGAGCAGGCCGAGCGAGTGCTCAAGCTCTTTGGGCATGATCCCGACCGGGTCGTGTCCTACTGCGGCGCCGAGCAGGAGTACTTCCTGGTTGACCGGCACTTCTTCCTGGCTCGTCCCGATCTGCTCAACGCCGGTCGCACCCTCTTCGGCTCCAAGCCCCCCAAGGGCCAGGAGTTCGACGATCACTACTTCGGCGCCATCCCCGAGCGCGTGCTCGGCTTCATGATGGACACCGAGCGTGAGCTCTTCAAGCTCGGCATCCCTGCCAAGACCCGTCACAACGAGGTTGCTCCCGGCCAGTTTGAGATCGCTCCCATGTTCGAGCGCTCCAACCTTGCTGCTGACCACCAGCAGTTGCTGATGACGACCTTCAAGTCAGTTGCCGAGAAGCACGGCATGGCCTGCCTGTTCCATGAGAAGCCATTCGCCGGAGTCAACGGCTCGGGCAAGCACGTCAACTTCTCACTGGGCAACGGCCGTCAGGGCAACCTGCTGCTTCCTGGCGACACGCCACACGACAACGCGCAGTTCCTGGTGTTCTGTGGCGCCGTCATCCGCGCAGTCCACAAGTTCGGCGGCCTGCTGCGCGCATCAGTGGCATCGGCAAGCAACGACCACCGACTCGGTGCAAACGAAGCCCCTCCGGCAATCATCTCGATCTTCCTCGGCGATCAGCTTGCTGACGTCTTCGCACAGATCGCTGACGGTGGCGCAACCTCTTCCAAGAGCAAGGGCACGATTCGCATCGGTGTCGACACCTTGCCAGTGCTGCCAACAGACCCGGGTGATCGCAACCGCACCAGCCCATTTGCCTTCACCGGCAATCGTTTCGAGTTCCGCGCTCCTGGCTCATTGCAGTCCGTTGCCGGTCCGATGACGACCATCAACACCATCCTCGCCGAGGCACTGGACTTCATCGCCACCGACATCGACGCTTCATTGGCCAACGGTGTTGAGTTCAACGATGCCATTCAGATCGTGCTGCAGAAGATCATGAACGAGCATGGCTCAGTTGTCTTCAACGGCAACGGCTACGCCGAGGCCTGGCAGATCGAGGCAGCCGAGCGTGGCCTGCCGAACCTGCGCACCACTTTGGATGCCGTCCCCGAGCTCGTCACGCCTGCTGCCATCCAGCTCTTCGAGCACTACAAGGTGTTCAACGAACGCGAGATGCACAGCCGCTTTGAGATCGCACTCGAGCAGTACATCCTGAGCATCAGTGTCGAGGCCAAGCTGACACTTGAAATGGGCAACACGATGGTGCTGCCAGCAGCCGTGCGCTACCAGACAGAGTTGGCATTGAACGTTGGCGCTCTGCTCGCTGCTGGCGTGGAGACTGACACCTCGACTCTGGAGCCGATCTCCGGCTTGATCACCAACTTGCGCACCTCGCTCCTTGAGCTGTCTGATGCATTGAAGAGTGCGCACAGCGAAGAGATTGTGGACGAGGCCAAGTACGCGCAGGAAGCGCTGCTGCCAGCTCTGACAGCAGTGCGGACAGCTGCAGACGCGCTCGAGGGCTTGGTTGCCGACGATCTGTGGCCGCTGCCGACCTACCAGGAGATGCTGCACATCCTGTAA
- a CDS encoding maleylpyruvate isomerase N-terminal domain-containing protein, translating into MTVVSEYLAVAGAVRSLLANGDVAKYWEYPSALEEWTVAGLAGHLARPVLNLSTILRAEVPAEKELTSAVNYYAEMPVADLQLASTMATEIRQRGIDAAGSGIADLLQRYDSALTELHQTLPSLDAQQEVVALGVRMLLTEYLVTRMVEMLVHADDLATSIGTESPKFPIDAVDAVVATLACISARRNNPTDILRALARAERPIQQITAF; encoded by the coding sequence GTGACCGTGGTCAGTGAGTACCTTGCAGTTGCCGGTGCCGTCAGGTCGCTGCTTGCCAACGGCGACGTCGCCAAGTACTGGGAGTACCCCAGCGCCCTTGAGGAATGGACCGTGGCCGGACTTGCCGGCCATCTCGCGCGTCCAGTGCTGAATCTTTCCACGATCCTGCGCGCTGAAGTGCCAGCCGAGAAAGAGCTCACGTCCGCTGTCAACTACTACGCCGAAATGCCAGTCGCCGATCTGCAGTTGGCCTCCACGATGGCAACGGAGATTCGCCAGCGCGGGATCGACGCCGCCGGCTCGGGCATCGCTGACTTGCTCCAGCGCTATGACTCTGCCTTGACCGAGCTGCATCAGACCCTGCCATCCCTTGATGCCCAGCAGGAGGTTGTGGCTCTGGGCGTGCGAATGCTGCTCACCGAGTATCTGGTGACGCGGATGGTGGAGATGCTGGTCCATGCCGATGACCTGGCCACCAGCATCGGCACCGAATCCCCGAAGTTCCCGATCGACGCGGTCGACGCGGTTGTGGCAACCCTGGCCTGTATTTCTGCGCGCCGAAACAATCCGACCGACATCCTGCGCGCCCTGGCAAGAGCCGAGCGCCCTATTCAGCAGATCACCGCGTTCTGA
- a CDS encoding MFS transporter: MPVVLLQVANFTSGVGNAIVMIALPWLVLVRTDSPSAAGLVAALSALPGLVMAPVAGWLVDHLGRRLVSVGSDILSAMSVAAIPIVASITDLTFTWIVVLAVIGATFDPAGYTARRSLLPDVSAASGMPIERLNGIHEGVFAVGWTLGPLLGTALIATGGPETVFWAPFVLFLAAAVCVAAMRVADAGQQARAERIAAGTEVTGWAGMVRGFSVLWQDRLLRTLTIAVLVLAAIYLPTEAVVLPTYFEALGDPASLGIVIAALAGGSAIGAFSYGWLTVRMSRMAITRVVLIGTAASIIPMALLPALPLMVVAAFFLGLCWGPFNPLMSTLVQRRVPADEQGRVYGVQLSVFYAAPPLAMLAVGFCVERFGVSATYLGLAGILAATALLVLLAPGLKEIDD; the protein is encoded by the coding sequence GTGCCCGTAGTCCTCCTGCAGGTAGCCAACTTCACCTCAGGGGTCGGCAACGCAATCGTGATGATCGCCTTGCCCTGGCTGGTGCTCGTCCGCACCGACTCCCCCTCCGCCGCGGGCCTGGTGGCCGCCCTCAGCGCTCTTCCAGGCCTGGTGATGGCACCGGTGGCGGGGTGGCTGGTCGACCATCTGGGCCGCCGGCTGGTCAGTGTCGGTTCGGACATCCTGTCGGCGATGTCCGTGGCTGCCATCCCGATCGTGGCGTCGATCACGGACCTGACCTTCACGTGGATCGTGGTCCTGGCGGTGATAGGTGCGACGTTCGATCCGGCGGGCTACACCGCACGCAGGTCGCTGCTGCCAGATGTGTCTGCCGCAAGCGGCATGCCCATCGAGCGGTTGAACGGCATCCACGAGGGCGTGTTCGCAGTGGGGTGGACGCTGGGGCCCCTGCTCGGCACAGCGCTGATCGCCACCGGTGGCCCCGAGACGGTGTTCTGGGCGCCCTTCGTGCTCTTCCTGGCCGCAGCTGTGTGCGTCGCGGCCATGCGCGTGGCGGACGCGGGCCAGCAGGCGCGGGCTGAGCGGATCGCCGCAGGCACGGAGGTGACCGGCTGGGCCGGAATGGTGCGCGGCTTCAGCGTCCTGTGGCAGGACCGTCTCCTGCGCACCCTCACGATCGCCGTCCTCGTGCTGGCCGCCATCTACCTGCCCACCGAGGCGGTGGTGCTCCCGACGTACTTCGAGGCACTAGGAGATCCCGCATCCCTTGGCATCGTCATCGCGGCCTTGGCTGGCGGATCGGCCATCGGCGCGTTCAGCTACGGCTGGCTCACCGTCCGCATGTCGCGCATGGCCATCACCCGCGTGGTCCTCATTGGCACGGCAGCGAGCATCATCCCGATGGCGCTGCTGCCCGCGCTCCCCCTCATGGTGGTCGCCGCGTTCTTCCTCGGCCTGTGCTGGGGGCCGTTCAACCCACTGATGAGCACGCTCGTACAGCGTCGGGTTCCCGCCGACGAACAGGGCCGCGTGTATGGCGTGCAGCTCTCCGTCTTCTACGCGGCACCCCCGCTGGCCATGCTCGCGGTCGGCTTCTGCGTGGAGCGCTTCGGCGTCTCGGCCACCTACCTCGGCCTCGCCGGGATCCTCGCTGCCACCGCCCTGCTTGTCCTGCTGGCCCCGGGACTCAAGGAGATCGACGACTGA
- a CDS encoding alpha/beta hydrolase: MTISNETYNEKHLLQETAELLGAPWTDPTLTREHWELEDGSSIASLRWGTKPPEIVMLHGGGQNAHTWDAVGLLMGRPFVAIDLPGHGHSSWRADKEYWPFTGAKSIATVLDRMGLSNVALVGMSLGGLTAIHLASIRPAMFSRVVIVDVTPSQMEQMKKMTLEERGTTALTQGPDRYDSLQAMIDATTALAPTRPALLIERGVMHNSQQFQDGQWGWRYDSMKRPDGEDPSEFLNDDFLALWDDVDTIQVPIMLVRGGASAFVTDEHVAEFSSRAQDFRFEIVDGAGHSVQSDRPAQLAALLTEYVY; encoded by the coding sequence ATGACTATCAGCAATGAGACGTACAACGAGAAGCATCTGCTGCAGGAAACCGCAGAACTGCTCGGAGCGCCATGGACGGATCCGACGCTGACTCGCGAGCACTGGGAATTGGAGGACGGTTCGTCTATTGCCTCGTTGCGGTGGGGGACCAAGCCGCCGGAGATTGTCATGCTGCACGGCGGCGGACAGAACGCTCACACCTGGGACGCCGTGGGGCTGCTGATGGGACGCCCGTTTGTTGCCATTGATCTGCCCGGGCATGGGCACTCGTCCTGGCGTGCGGACAAGGAGTACTGGCCCTTCACCGGAGCCAAGAGCATCGCCACTGTTCTGGACCGCATGGGGCTGAGCAATGTGGCACTGGTCGGCATGTCCTTGGGAGGCCTGACCGCAATCCACTTGGCTTCGATTCGCCCGGCGATGTTCTCGCGCGTGGTGATCGTTGATGTCACTCCAAGCCAGATGGAGCAGATGAAGAAGATGACCCTTGAGGAGCGCGGCACCACTGCATTGACGCAGGGTCCTGACCGCTATGACTCACTTCAGGCAATGATCGACGCCACGACAGCCTTGGCCCCCACTCGTCCGGCGCTGCTTATCGAACGAGGAGTGATGCACAACTCTCAGCAGTTCCAGGACGGTCAGTGGGGCTGGCGCTATGACTCGATGAAGCGCCCCGATGGCGAGGATCCCAGTGAGTTCCTGAACGACGATTTTCTCGCACTCTGGGATGACGTCGACACCATCCAAGTGCCGATCATGCTTGTGCGCGGTGGGGCCTCAGCATTTGTCACTGATGAACACGTTGCAGAGTTCAGTTCGCGCGCACAGGACTTCCGATTCGAAATCGTCGACGGCGCCGGACATTCAGTGCAGAGCGATCGACCGGCGCAGCTTGCCGCACTGCTGACGGAGTACGTCTACTAG
- a CDS encoding aldo/keto reductase encodes MKYTHLGHTGLTVSKLCLGTMNFGPETNEADSFAIMDHAHSVGINFFDTANGYGGPGHMGRTETILGNWFASGGGRREKTVIATKLYASFSDWPNDGKLSALNIRRACDASLKRMQTDYIDIYQMHHVDRRTPWDEIWEAMEVLRNQGKIIYVGSSNFAGWHIAQAQEAARRRNFLGLASEQSIYNLLERTVELEVLPASQFYGLGVIPWSPLQGGLLGGIIKKLESGDVGRSKVQRTNDRLEALRPQIQAWEDFCAKRDEDPADTALAWLLHNPAVTAPIIGPRTLAQLDGSLRALDITLDSDAMKELDVLFPGPGGTAPEAYAW; translated from the coding sequence ATGAAGTACACCCATCTCGGACACACTGGTCTTACCGTCAGCAAGCTCTGCCTGGGCACCATGAACTTCGGTCCGGAGACCAATGAGGCTGATTCCTTTGCGATCATGGATCACGCGCACTCCGTGGGCATCAACTTCTTTGATACCGCCAATGGCTATGGCGGCCCGGGCCACATGGGTCGCACCGAGACCATTCTGGGCAATTGGTTTGCCTCTGGTGGCGGGCGCCGCGAAAAGACCGTGATCGCCACCAAGCTCTACGCCTCATTCAGTGACTGGCCAAATGACGGCAAGCTGTCGGCGCTGAACATTCGTCGCGCCTGCGACGCGTCCTTGAAGCGCATGCAGACCGACTACATCGACATCTACCAGATGCACCACGTTGATCGCCGCACGCCTTGGGATGAGATCTGGGAAGCCATGGAGGTCCTGCGCAATCAAGGCAAGATCATCTACGTCGGCTCTTCCAACTTCGCCGGCTGGCACATCGCCCAGGCGCAGGAGGCTGCCCGTCGCCGCAACTTCCTTGGGCTGGCAAGTGAGCAGTCGATCTACAACCTGCTCGAACGCACCGTTGAACTTGAGGTGCTACCGGCATCGCAGTTCTACGGCCTTGGCGTCATCCCGTGGTCACCTCTGCAGGGCGGATTGCTGGGCGGCATCATCAAGAAGCTCGAATCTGGCGACGTGGGCCGCAGCAAGGTGCAGCGCACCAACGATCGCCTCGAAGCACTGCGTCCGCAGATTCAGGCGTGGGAGGACTTCTGTGCCAAGCGCGACGAGGACCCAGCGGACACCGCTCTTGCCTGGTTGCTGCACAACCCGGCAGTCACCGCACCGATCATTGGGCCGCGCACTCTTGCGCAACTCGACGGTTCACTGCGCGCACTGGACATCACACTCGATAGCGACGCCATGAAGGAACTCGACGTGCTGTTCCCAGGCCCAGGCGGCACTGCGCCTGAGGCCTACGCCTGGTAG
- a CDS encoding polyketide cyclase yields MSTEERISSTRVIAAPASAIYALVSSPEGHVQIDGSGMLVAAPDSKQVTAVGDTFLMHMDRAPLGDFPDMGKYDVTVIITNIAEDQLVEWGILANDGKPFGYVYGYALKAVGGNSTEVTSYCDWSGLSEKRKARIAFPIVPLSMMVKSLDNLEAIVTK; encoded by the coding sequence ATGTCCACTGAAGAGCGCATTTCATCCACTCGAGTCATTGCCGCCCCAGCCTCGGCCATCTACGCGCTGGTCTCCAGTCCCGAAGGTCACGTGCAGATTGATGGATCCGGCATGCTCGTGGCCGCGCCTGACAGCAAACAGGTCACTGCCGTGGGTGACACCTTCTTGATGCACATGGACCGTGCGCCACTTGGCGACTTCCCTGACATGGGCAAGTACGACGTCACGGTGATCATCACCAACATTGCAGAGGACCAACTCGTTGAATGGGGAATTCTGGCCAATGACGGAAAGCCCTTCGGCTATGTCTATGGCTACGCACTCAAGGCTGTCGGCGGCAACTCAACTGAAGTCACTTCGTACTGCGACTGGAGTGGATTGTCAGAGAAGCGCAAGGCGCGCATCGCTTTTCCGATCGTGCCGTTGAGCATGATGGTCAAGTCCCTGGATAACCTCGAGGCAATCGTGACGAAGTAA
- a CDS encoding TetR/AcrR family transcriptional regulator — translation MSSAPTPYHHGDLRSALLDAAEQSLREGGAADISLRGLARQLGVSHAAPRRHFADKQELLDAVAELGWSRVDEQMRLADESVASQDLEAHLIARGIRYVRFAISNPALIELMFAYKTSGRRPPPPEGMIGPSSIDLLVDARRRGELAVSSGQLARSVWAQLQGIAALAIGGFIPDVDLDAAVAAGIEQLMVNTSSALA, via the coding sequence GTGTCCAGCGCCCCTACGCCCTATCACCACGGTGATCTGCGCAGCGCCCTGCTGGATGCAGCAGAACAGTCCCTGCGTGAAGGCGGGGCCGCAGACATCTCCCTTCGAGGTCTGGCTCGTCAGCTCGGCGTCAGTCATGCAGCCCCTCGTCGTCACTTTGCCGACAAGCAGGAATTGCTGGATGCCGTCGCTGAATTGGGCTGGAGCCGGGTCGATGAGCAGATGCGCCTCGCCGATGAATCAGTGGCCAGCCAGGATCTTGAGGCACACCTCATCGCCCGCGGTATCCGCTACGTGCGCTTTGCGATCTCAAATCCGGCACTCATCGAATTGATGTTTGCGTACAAGACTTCAGGCCGTCGCCCGCCGCCACCTGAGGGCATGATCGGACCGAGTTCGATCGATCTGCTTGTGGATGCGCGACGCAGGGGAGAGCTCGCGGTGTCGTCGGGCCAGTTGGCTCGATCAGTGTGGGCGCAACTGCAAGGCATCGCCGCCTTGGCCATTGGTGGGTTCATCCCTGATGTCGATCTGGATGCAGCGGTGGCTGCCGGCATTGAGCAGCTCATGGTGAATACCTCTTCTGCTCTTGCCTGA
- a CDS encoding aldo/keto reductase gives MHFAKLGRSGLSVSRICLGAMSFGVPERGPHPWSLNEEASRPLIKAAIELGINFFDTANVYSDGTSEEILGRALADYIPRAEVVIATKVNGPMRKDVNAQGLSRKSIMTEIDASLKRLGTDYVDLYQIHRFDRRTPIEETMEALHDVVKAGKARYIGASSMWAWQFSKAQYTADAKHLTRFISMQNHYNLLQREEEREMNPLCVDQGVGLIPWSPLARGRLTRDWSMTSARSETDEFGKNLYLDEDQVIVERVAEVAEKHGVPRAQVALAWVLSKPGVVAPIVGVTKEHHLTDAVEALQVKLSPEDIASLEAPYKPHPVVGFQ, from the coding sequence GTGCATTTCGCCAAGCTTGGTCGCTCAGGTCTGTCCGTGTCCCGCATCTGCCTTGGCGCCATGAGTTTCGGTGTCCCCGAGCGCGGACCGCATCCGTGGAGTCTGAACGAAGAGGCCAGCCGGCCACTCATCAAGGCGGCCATTGAACTTGGCATCAATTTCTTTGATACCGCCAATGTCTATTCCGATGGCACCAGTGAGGAGATCCTGGGACGAGCTCTCGCTGACTACATCCCGCGTGCAGAAGTGGTCATCGCCACAAAGGTCAACGGACCAATGCGCAAGGACGTCAATGCGCAGGGACTGTCGCGCAAATCGATCATGACTGAGATCGACGCAAGCCTGAAGCGCCTTGGCACTGACTACGTCGACCTTTATCAGATCCATCGCTTCGATCGCCGCACCCCGATCGAGGAGACGATGGAGGCTCTGCACGATGTGGTGAAAGCCGGCAAGGCGCGGTATATCGGCGCTTCATCGATGTGGGCCTGGCAGTTCTCCAAGGCCCAGTACACCGCTGACGCCAAGCACCTGACTCGCTTCATCTCGATGCAGAATCACTACAACCTGCTGCAGCGCGAAGAAGAGCGAGAGATGAATCCGCTGTGCGTGGACCAGGGCGTCGGTTTGATCCCGTGGAGTCCACTTGCCCGTGGCCGACTGACTCGTGATTGGTCAATGACGAGCGCACGCAGTGAAACCGATGAATTCGGCAAGAACCTGTATCTGGATGAGGATCAAGTGATCGTCGAGCGGGTTGCTGAAGTAGCTGAGAAGCATGGCGTCCCTCGCGCTCAGGTGGCACTGGCGTGGGTGCTCAGCAAGCCTGGCGTGGTCGCACCAATCGTCGGCGTCACCAAGGAGCATCACCTCACCGATGCAGTCGAAGCACTCCAGGTGAAGTTGAGTCCCGAGGACATCGCCAGCCTTGAAGCGCCCTACAAGCCGCACCCGGTCGTTGGCTTCCAATAG
- a CDS encoding aldo/keto reductase, producing the protein MTTRALGSTGVYVSQLCLGAMMFGRWGEPDHDSCISIIHKALDSGINFIDTADMYSFGESETIVGKALIGRRDDVVLATKFHNPMHRTDLLKRGNSRRWIIKEVEDSLKRLQTDWIDLYQVHRPEPGTDFEETLRALDDLVHQGKIRYIGTSTYPATEIVEGQWLADRKNLNRVVAEQPPYSIFVRGIERDVLPTAQKYGMGTLTWSPLASGWLSGRYKLEGSTDSTSAGIRKSTGALDPSLPENRAKLVAADALGKLAADAGLTLPQMAIAFVLEHPGVTSAIIGPRTMDQLVTQIGADEIQLSQEVLDQIDQIVAPGEILDGMDSGWALPAMTPAGRRRSLA; encoded by the coding sequence ATGACAACTCGTGCACTTGGCTCCACTGGCGTCTACGTCTCCCAGCTCTGCCTGGGCGCAATGATGTTCGGGCGTTGGGGTGAGCCCGACCACGACAGCTGCATCTCGATCATCCACAAGGCCCTGGACAGCGGCATCAACTTCATCGACACCGCCGACATGTACTCCTTCGGTGAATCCGAGACCATCGTTGGCAAGGCACTGATCGGCAGGCGCGATGACGTGGTGCTGGCAACCAAGTTCCACAACCCCATGCACCGCACCGATCTACTGAAGCGCGGCAACTCCCGCCGCTGGATCATCAAGGAGGTCGAGGATTCACTGAAGCGCCTGCAGACCGACTGGATCGACCTCTACCAGGTGCACCGTCCCGAGCCCGGCACGGATTTCGAAGAGACACTGCGGGCACTTGATGACCTCGTACATCAGGGCAAGATCCGTTACATCGGCACGTCGACCTACCCCGCGACGGAGATCGTGGAAGGCCAGTGGCTGGCCGATCGCAAGAATCTCAATCGGGTGGTCGCCGAGCAGCCGCCGTACTCGATCTTCGTGCGCGGCATCGAGCGCGACGTCCTGCCTACGGCCCAGAAGTACGGCATGGGCACCCTCACATGGAGTCCGCTGGCAAGTGGCTGGCTCAGTGGCCGCTACAAGCTGGAGGGCTCAACCGACTCCACCAGCGCCGGCATCCGCAAATCAACCGGTGCTCTTGATCCCTCGCTACCAGAGAACCGGGCCAAGTTGGTGGCAGCCGACGCACTCGGCAAGCTCGCCGCTGATGCTGGCCTCACCTTGCCGCAAATGGCCATCGCATTCGTGCTCGAGCACCCCGGTGTCACCTCCGCCATCATCGGCCCTCGCACGATGGACCAGCTCGTGACCCAGATCGGCGCTGATGAAATCCAGTTGAGCCAGGAAGTGCTCGATCAGATCGACCAGATCGTGGCTCCAGGTGAAATCCTGGATGGCATGGATTCGGGTTGGGCCCTGCCCGCCATGACTCCGGCCGGTCGTCGACGCAGCCTGGCCTGA
- a CDS encoding aldo/keto reductase, protein MQQRILGNQGLKANAIGLGTMGMTMAYGPADDAESIATIHRAFELGVDFYDTAELYGRGTGSNEILLGKAVAGFRDQVVLCTKFGFKFVDGRPGGVDSRPENIRQVAENSLRYLNTDYIDVLYQHRVDPEVPIEDVAGAVKELIDAGKVRYFGLSEAGPQTIKRAHAVQPVSVLQTEYSVFERDVQDAVLPMTRELGIGFVSYSPLGRGFLTADVRRPDEYAADDMRRHDPRWQGENFDANMNAVAQLKELAASKGGTVAQLAIAWLLAQGDDIVPIPGTKSPKRLEENVGAAKLQLSAADLATILEILPNGSFGERYAGGRTPVWE, encoded by the coding sequence ATGCAACAGCGCATTCTTGGCAATCAGGGGCTAAAGGCCAATGCCATCGGCCTGGGCACCATGGGCATGACCATGGCCTACGGCCCAGCCGATGATGCCGAGAGCATCGCCACCATTCATCGAGCCTTCGAGCTTGGAGTCGACTTCTATGACACCGCCGAGCTCTATGGCCGTGGCACTGGATCCAACGAGATCCTGCTCGGCAAGGCGGTAGCCGGATTCCGTGATCAGGTGGTGCTGTGCACCAAGTTCGGCTTCAAGTTCGTCGATGGCCGCCCCGGCGGCGTCGACAGCCGACCAGAGAACATCCGTCAGGTGGCCGAGAACAGCCTGCGCTACCTCAACACCGACTACATCGATGTGCTGTATCAGCACCGCGTTGATCCCGAGGTGCCGATCGAAGATGTTGCCGGCGCGGTGAAGGAACTCATCGACGCCGGCAAGGTTCGGTACTTCGGCTTGAGCGAAGCCGGGCCGCAGACCATCAAGCGCGCGCATGCCGTGCAGCCGGTCTCGGTGCTCCAGACCGAGTACTCGGTGTTCGAGCGCGATGTCCAGGACGCCGTGCTGCCGATGACGCGTGAGTTGGGCATCGGCTTCGTGTCGTACTCACCGCTGGGTCGTGGCTTCCTGACGGCCGATGTTCGCAGGCCAGATGAGTACGCGGCAGATGACATGCGTCGCCACGATCCACGTTGGCAGGGTGAGAACTTTGACGCCAACATGAACGCCGTTGCCCAGCTCAAGGAACTGGCCGCGAGCAAGGGCGGCACCGTTGCCCAGCTCGCAATCGCGTGGTTGCTGGCTCAAGGCGATGACATCGTGCCGATCCCAGGCACCAAGAGCCCCAAGCGTCTTGAAGAGAACGTCGGCGCCGCCAAGCTGCAACTCAGCGCAGCGGACTTGGCCACAATCCTTGAGATCCTGCCCAATGGTTCATTCGGCGAGCGCTATGCCGGGGGGCGCACACCCGTCTGGGAGTGA